From the genome of Papilio machaon chromosome 9, ilPapMach1.1, whole genome shotgun sequence, one region includes:
- the LOC106712843 gene encoding ras-related protein Rap1, which produces MREYKIVVLGSGGVGKSALTVQFVQGIFVEKYDPTIEDSYRKQVEVDGQQCMLEILDTAGTEQFTAMRDLYMKNGQGFVLVYSITAQSTFNDLQDLREQILRVKDKDDVPMVLVGNKCDLEAERVVGKQQGSNLANHFNCAFMETSAKAKVNVNDVFYDLVRQINKKSPKEDKKPQKKPIKCIFM; this is translated from the coding sequence ATGcgtgaatataaaatagttgtgTTGGGCAGTGGAGGCGTGGGAAAGTCCGCCCTGACAGTACAATTCGTACAAGGCATCTTTGTGGAGAAATACGACCCAACCATAGAGGACAGCTATCGGAAACAAGTGGAAGTGGATGGGCAACAATGCATGCTGGAGATCCTCGATACGGCGGGGACGGAGCAATTTACCGCAATGAGAGATCTATATATGAAAAATGGACAAGGTTTCGTATTAGTGTACTCCATCACTGCACAGTCGACATTTAACGACTTGCAGGATCTCCGGGAGCAAATCCTGCGGGTGAAAGACAAAGACGATGTGCCAATGGTGCTGGTGGGCAACAAATGCGATCTGGAAGCAGAGCGCGTGGTGGGCAAGCAGCAGGGGTCCAACCTGGCCAACCACTTCAACTGCGCCTTCATGGAGACCTCCGCTAAGGCCAAAGTCAATGTAAACGATGTGTTCTACGACTTGGTCCGACAGATCAACAAGAAGTCGCCTAAAGAGGACAAGAAACCACAAAAAAAGCCTATCAAATGTATCTTCATGTAA